The DNA region CGACAAGTTATTATCGGAGAAGCACAACCATGCTGATTGGTGTACCTAAAGAAATTAAAAACCACGAGTATCGTATTGGATTAACCCCTGCGGCAGTTCGCGAATATGTTGCCCATGGTCATCAAGTGATGGTTGAGCAAAACGGCGGTTTAGCAATTGGTTTCACCAACGAAGACTATGAACAAGCTGGTGCGACAATCGTTGCTGACGCGAAAGAAATTTTCACCAAAGCCGAAATGATTATTAAAGTAAAAGAGCCGCAGCCACACGAGTGCGAACAACTGCGTGAAGGTCAAATTCTTTATACTTACCTGCATCTTGCACCAGACCCAGTTCAAACTGAATTGTTAGCAAAAGCTGGCGTCACTGCCATTGCCTACGAAACCGTCACTGACCGTAACGGTGGTTTGCCATTGTTAGCGCCAATGAGTGAAGTAGCTGGTCGTATGTCAATTCAAGCCGGTGCGCACAACTTAGAAAAAGCAAACGGCGGTAGCGGCACCTTGTTGGGTGGCGTACCTGGCGTTGCTCCTGCAAAAGTTCTCGTCATCGGTGGTGGCGTGGTTGGTACTCAGGCAGCGAAAATGGCTGTAGGTATGGGCGCCGATGTGACCATTCTTGACCGTTCATTGCCCCGTTTGCGTCAATTAGACGATATCTTCGGTGGTCGTGTAAAAACCATCTACTCAACCGTAGACGCTATCGATGTGTTCTCTCGCGAAGCTGATTTGGTTATCGGTGCGGTACTTATTCCAGGTGCAGCAGCGCCGAAATTGTTAACTCGCGAACACTTACAGAACATGAAACCAGGTTCTGTTGTCGTTGACGTTGCAATTGACCAAGGTGGCTGCTTCGAAACATCGAAAGCGACCACGCACCAAGATCCAACCTACGTCGTTGAAGATGTCATTCACTACTGTGTAGCAAACATGCCTGGTGGTGTTGCGCGTACCTCAACGATTGCATTAAACAACGCAACCTTGCCGTTTGGCTTGGCGTTAGCAAACAAAGGTTTGAAAGCGATGGCTGATGACCCGCACCTATTAAATGGCTTGAACATGCACAAAGGTAAAATCACCTATAAAGCGGTTCATGACGATTTAGGAGCGCAGCTTGGCCTTGATTAT from Pseudidiomarina andamanensis includes:
- the ald gene encoding alanine dehydrogenase; this encodes MLIGVPKEIKNHEYRIGLTPAAVREYVAHGHQVMVEQNGGLAIGFTNEDYEQAGATIVADAKEIFTKAEMIIKVKEPQPHECEQLREGQILYTYLHLAPDPVQTELLAKAGVTAIAYETVTDRNGGLPLLAPMSEVAGRMSIQAGAHNLEKANGGSGTLLGGVPGVAPAKVLVIGGGVVGTQAAKMAVGMGADVTILDRSLPRLRQLDDIFGGRVKTIYSTVDAIDVFSREADLVIGAVLIPGAAAPKLLTREHLQNMKPGSVVVDVAIDQGGCFETSKATTHQDPTYVVEDVIHYCVANMPGGVARTSTIALNNATLPFGLALANKGLKAMADDPHLLNGLNMHKGKITYKAVHDDLGAQLGLDYQDPAEAIKA